The following proteins come from a genomic window of Mycobacterium sp. DL:
- a CDS encoding BlaI/MecI/CopY family transcriptional regulator, which yields MAKVTRLGELERSVMDHLWSSNEPQTVRQVHEALAAHRDLAYTTIMTVLQRLAKKNLVVQHRDDRAHRYAPTHGRDELVAGLMVDALDQAADSGSREAALVHFVERVGADEAAALRRALAELEDKERHNPPAGGAGTA from the coding sequence ATGGCCAAGGTGACACGGCTCGGGGAGCTTGAGCGATCTGTGATGGACCACTTGTGGTCCTCGAACGAGCCGCAAACTGTGCGCCAGGTGCACGAAGCGCTCGCAGCGCATCGCGACCTCGCCTACACGACGATCATGACCGTGCTCCAGCGGCTGGCCAAGAAAAATCTTGTCGTTCAACACCGCGACGATCGGGCACACCGCTACGCGCCGACGCATGGTCGCGACGAGTTGGTAGCCGGGCTGATGGTCGACGCACTCGACCAGGCCGCCGACTCGGGCAGCCGGGAGGCCGCCCTGGTGCATTTTGTCGAGCGCGTCGGGGCCGACGAGGCCGCCGCACTACGCCGTGCGCTGGCCGAACTCGAAGACAAAGAACGTCACAACCCACCCGCTGGCGGTGCGGGTACCGCCTGA
- a CDS encoding M56 family metallopeptidase — protein sequence MSALAFTIVALLLSGPVPAMLARASWPLRAPRAAIVLWQSIALAAVLSAFSAGIAIASRLFVPGEDGRPTATFTSEIAVLGWPLWAAYVFVFALTLMIGARLIASVVNVAIATRRRRARHRMVVDLVGSSHVTTSQLCGHHPRPLNGGELRILDVAEPLAYCLPGVRSRVVVSEGVLNTLSGSEITAILAHEHAHLRARHDLVLEMFTAVHAAFPRFVRSANALDAVRLLIELLADDSAVRTAGPTPLARALVACASGRTPRGALAAGGPTTVVRVRRLAGRPNSLSLAVGAYVAAAAVLVIPTVALAVPWLTELHRLFLA from the coding sequence GTGTCCGCGCTGGCCTTCACCATCGTTGCTCTGCTCCTGTCGGGGCCGGTGCCCGCGATGCTGGCGCGAGCGAGCTGGCCACTGCGCGCACCGCGGGCGGCCATCGTGCTGTGGCAGTCCATCGCGTTGGCCGCGGTCCTGTCGGCATTCTCCGCCGGAATCGCCATCGCCAGTCGGCTGTTCGTGCCGGGCGAGGACGGACGCCCCACCGCGACATTCACCAGTGAGATCGCCGTTCTCGGGTGGCCGCTGTGGGCGGCCTACGTGTTCGTCTTCGCCCTCACGCTGATGATCGGTGCCCGGCTGATCGCCTCGGTGGTCAACGTCGCGATCGCCACCCGCCGCCGCCGCGCCCGCCACCGGATGGTGGTTGATCTCGTCGGCTCATCACACGTCACCACGTCGCAGCTGTGTGGCCATCACCCGCGTCCGCTCAACGGAGGCGAACTGCGGATCCTCGACGTCGCCGAGCCGCTTGCGTACTGCCTGCCCGGGGTCCGCAGCCGCGTCGTCGTCAGCGAGGGCGTGCTGAACACGCTGTCGGGCAGCGAGATCACCGCGATCCTTGCGCACGAGCACGCCCACCTGCGCGCCCGTCACGACCTCGTTCTGGAGATGTTCACAGCGGTGCACGCCGCGTTTCCCCGATTCGTCCGCAGCGCCAATGCGCTCGACGCCGTGCGTCTGCTGATCGAACTGCTGGCCGACGACTCCGCGGTGCGCACCGCAGGACCCACCCCGCTGGCGCGCGCGCTGGTCGCCTGCGCCTCCGGGCGTACGCCCCGTGGGGCCCTGGCCGCAGGTGGGCCGACGACGGTGGTGCGGGTGCGCCGGCTCGCGGGCAGGCCCAACAGTCTGAGCCTCGCGGTCGGTGCCTACGTCGCCGCGGCAGCTGTGCTCGTCATCCCGACCGTCGCGTTGGCGGTTCCGTGGTTGACCGAGCTCCATCGGCTGTTCCTTGCCTGA
- the gndA gene encoding NADP-dependent phosphogluconate dehydrogenase, which translates to MSSSQSPATAQIGVTGLAVMGSNIARNFAKHGYTVALHNRSIAKTDALLAEHGSDGDFVRSETIPEFLAALEKPRRVLIMVKAGDPTDAVIDELADAMEEGDIIIDGGNALYTDTIRREKAIRARGLHFVGAGISGGEEGALNGPSIMPGGPAESYESLGPLLEEISAHVDGVPCCTHIGPDGAGHFVKMVHNGIEYSDMQLIGEAYQLLRDGLGKSAPEIADVFEEWNSGDLDSFLVEITAEVLRQTDAKTGKPLVDLILDEAEQKGTGRWTVKSALDLGVPVTGIAEAVFARALSGSVAQRKATTGLASGDLGQKPSDAAQFTEDIRQALYASKIIAYAQGFNQIQAGSAEYDWGITPGDMATIWRGGCIIRAKFLNRIKDAFDNDPDLPSLIVDPYFRAAIENAIDSWRRVVVKATELGIPIPGFSSALSYYDGLRTERLPAALTQGLRDFFGAHTYGRIDTDPAKRFHTLWSGDRSEVEA; encoded by the coding sequence ATGAGCTCGTCGCAGTCCCCCGCCACCGCGCAGATCGGTGTCACCGGTCTTGCCGTCATGGGATCGAACATCGCCCGTAACTTCGCCAAACACGGGTACACGGTGGCGCTGCACAACCGCTCGATCGCCAAGACCGACGCGCTGCTGGCCGAGCACGGCTCCGACGGTGACTTCGTCCGCAGCGAGACGATCCCGGAATTCCTTGCCGCGCTTGAGAAGCCGCGACGTGTCTTGATCATGGTGAAGGCCGGCGACCCGACCGACGCCGTGATCGACGAGCTCGCCGACGCGATGGAGGAAGGCGACATCATCATCGACGGCGGCAACGCCCTCTACACCGACACCATCCGTCGCGAGAAGGCGATTCGTGCCCGCGGCCTGCACTTCGTGGGCGCGGGCATCTCCGGCGGCGAGGAGGGCGCGCTCAACGGGCCGTCGATCATGCCGGGCGGGCCCGCCGAGTCCTACGAGAGCCTGGGTCCGCTGCTCGAGGAGATCTCGGCGCATGTCGACGGTGTGCCCTGCTGCACCCACATCGGACCCGACGGCGCAGGCCATTTCGTCAAGATGGTGCACAACGGCATCGAATACTCCGACATGCAGTTGATCGGCGAGGCCTACCAGCTGCTGCGCGATGGCCTGGGTAAGTCCGCGCCCGAGATCGCCGACGTCTTCGAGGAGTGGAACTCCGGTGACCTCGACAGCTTCCTGGTGGAGATCACCGCGGAGGTCCTGCGCCAGACCGACGCCAAGACCGGCAAGCCGCTGGTCGACCTGATCCTCGATGAAGCCGAGCAGAAGGGCACCGGCCGGTGGACGGTGAAGTCCGCTCTCGACCTGGGAGTGCCCGTCACCGGGATTGCCGAGGCGGTATTCGCCCGCGCGCTGTCGGGTTCGGTGGCCCAGCGCAAGGCGACCACCGGACTCGCTTCAGGTGATCTCGGCCAGAAGCCCTCCGACGCCGCGCAATTCACCGAGGACATCCGCCAGGCCCTGTACGCATCGAAGATCATCGCCTATGCCCAGGGGTTCAACCAGATCCAGGCAGGCTCGGCCGAGTACGACTGGGGCATCACCCCCGGCGACATGGCGACCATCTGGCGCGGCGGCTGCATCATCCGCGCCAAGTTCCTCAACAGGATCAAGGACGCGTTCGACAACGACCCAGACCTGCCGAGCCTGATCGTCGATCCGTACTTCCGTGCCGCGATCGAGAACGCCATCGACAGCTGGCGTCGCGTGGTCGTCAAGGCCACCGAGTTGGGCATCCCGATCCCCGGGTTCAGTTCGGCGCTGTCGTACTACGACGGGCTGCGCACCGAGCGGCTGCCGGCGGCCCTGACCCAGGGGCTGCGCGATTTCTTCGGCGCACACACCTACGGTCGGATCGACACCGATCCGGCCAAGAGGTTCCACACGCTGTGGAGCGGGGATCGCAGCGAGGTCGAGGCCTGA